The genome window AGTAGGGTCTGGGaaacagcgacagcgacatATCTCTCCTGCTTTTCGGTCCCCATTTCGCATACATTTGGGAGACGTACTTTTGTCCGTTCATCTTGCAGGACACACTCCATCTTTTGAACATTAGCGACCTTTTTATTGCATGCCCCAATGCCCTGGGTCTATGCAAGCAAGACTTTGAAAACAGAGCAACAATATGGGATACTCTGTATTGGTACACGACGCAGAGCGTAATGGGCATCAAATAAATACACGAGTTGAACCCATGCACTTTCGATGCAAATccataataataataataagcCACACCCCAACGCCACGCTCAGCAAGGTAAAATGCATCAGCCGTAGAAGGGCAGGTCAAGGAATCACAACCACTTCTTCCCCGCGGCCACAACCCTCGCCCGAAACACCGGACTCCGGATTTCCATCCCCTGCCGATAGAACGGGTTCATGGCCGTCTTGACGTAATTCTCATACACCTCGTTCATGAACTGCCGCACCGCCTCCTCCGTTTGCGGCGAGGTCGGATTCGCCGCGATCGAGCTACTCGACGCACGGGACGAGCTCCCGCCACCAACGGAGAAGGACGAGCCAAGCAGCGACGAGCCGGACCCCGCAGTCCCCGTCGAAGGCAGCTGAGGcggctggtggaggagaaggaatctTGTTCCGGAGGGTGTGAGGAACGCGGAGATATACGCTGAAGCGGGGGGGTAGGTGTCGATGTGTTTGAGGTACCTAAACATGTAAATTCAGTTCAAATGTCGGTAAGATTGGAATATGGCGGGCCGTACATATTGCCATTCATCCATTGGGCCTCCTCAACAATGTCCAG of Aspergillus fumigatus Af293 chromosome 2, whole genome shotgun sequence contains these proteins:
- a CDS encoding TRAPP subunit TRS20 is translated as MSYYFTILSPTDVPLFNIAFGTSKGGGDGIARFRFPDTAQYMNQFIIHSSLDIVEEAQWMNGNMYLKHIDTYPPASAYISAFLTPSGTRFLLLHQPPQLPSTGTAGSGSSLLGSSFSVGGGSSSRASSSSIAANPTSPQTEEAVRQFMNEVYENYVKTAMNPFYRQGMEIRSPVFRARVVAAGKKWL